The nucleotide window TACCCCGGATCGCGGCGAGCAGATGCTCAACGGTGGCCACGGAGTCGGTGCCGTTGCCGAGGGTGGTGGCAAGACCGGTCTCCACGACGAGGGAGGGGTTGGGAGTCAGAAATGCGTTTCCGGAACCGTTGCGGATGGCGAAAATGATACCGGTATCTTCGGCGGCGGGGCAAAGGGCCATGGCGACCTGCTTCCCGCTGTGTAGGCCAACTCCGGTGCAACGTACGGTTTCGCGAATAGTAGTTTGCAGCATGAATCCTCCATTTGGAACAATTTCACATGAGCAAAATAAGTGCCAAACGAGAAATATTATTTAACTTATTAAAATTGCTGCACATGTGTCAGCAAACATTCAATTGAAATATGTGGCAGAAACACAACTGTTCGTGTTTTTTCAACAAGATCAGAGCTGATGTGTTGTTTTTTTGCAAACCGTTCGAGTGGCAAAAATGATACGGTCATGCCCTGAAAGGTCTTTGAGTATTTCTACAGACCCGAAATCCCGGCCGTATTCGGAGGTTATTTTTTGGGCTGCCTGACCCTGCCTCCAGCCGATCTCGACAAGAAGATGGCCGCCATCACGAAGCGCCGCCGCGGCGTGGGGCAGCAATTGACGAAGGTGGTCAAGGCCATCCTGCCCACTGACAAGAGCAGTTCGCGGCTCAAAACCTGCAACCTCCTGATCCAGCTGGTCATATTCAGCCTCGGTAACATATGGCGGATTGCTGAGGACGAGATCGAGACTGCCCGGCTCGGCAAACGGCTCACACATGTCTCCCGGACGGATATCCAATCTGGCGTCAACGCCATGGCGCTTGGCATTTTGGGTAGCGCAAGCTACGGCCACAGGGCTCAGGTCCAGCGCCATACCTTCAGCTTGCTGAAAGAGGTGCGCGACCGTCACAGCCAGAATACCGGATCCCGTTCCGAGATCCGCAAAGCGGAACCTGTCGCAGGGCCCGAAGAGTTCCTGAACCTTTTCCACGATGTGCTCGGTTTCAGGACGCGGAATGAGAATCCCCGGACAAACGGCAAAATCGAGCCCGAAAAATTCGCGCTGACCGAGGATGTATGCAGTCGGCTCACCCGTAGCCCTTCGGCGCACGAGTTCCCGGATGGTCCCGAGTTCGTCCGCCGACAGCTCCCGTCGGCGATTGGTGATAAGCCCCACCCTATCGAGCGAAAGCGCATGACAAGCAAGCACCTGCGCGGAAAGAAGCGGGGAATCCACGCCCTTCTCCTCTAGGATGGACGCGGATTCCCCGATAATGTCGTGAAGCGTGGTCACGGTCATGCGCGTGTTTACTGCTCGGCCTGCTGCTGGAGCGCCTCGCTCTGGTAATGCGCAATGAGTGAATCGATCAGTTCATTAATGTCACCTTCCATGACCTGATCCAGCTTGTAGAGGGTCAGGTTGATTCGGTGGTCGGTGACGCGGCCCTGCGGGAAGTTGTAGGTGCGGATACGCTCCGAGCGGTCACCGGATCCGACCTGACTCTTGCGCGCCGCAGCCTCTTCGGCGTGGGCCTTTTCCTGCTCGGCCTGAAGCAGACGCGAGCGAAGGACCTTCATGGCCTTGACCTTGTTCTTGAGCTGCGACTTTTCATCCTGACAGGACACGACCAGCCCGGTGGGTACGTGGGTGATGCGCACTGCGGAGTCAGTGGTGTTGACCGACTGTCCGCCCGGGCCGGAAGCGCGGAACACGTCGATACGCAGGTCTTCGTTACGAATATTCACGTCGACCTCTTCCGCTTCGGGAAGAATCGCCACGGTACAGGCGGAAGTGTGGATACGCCCCTGCGACTCGGTGGCCGGAACGCGCTGTACCCGGTGGGTGCCGGACTCGTACTTGAGCTTGCTGTAAACCTTATCGCCCGAGATGTTGGCAATGACTTCCTTAAGCCCGCCCGCTCCTGATTCGCTCTCGCTCATGACCTCGACCTTCCAGCCGTTCTCTTCTGCGAAGCGGGAGTACATACGGAACAGGTCGGCCGCAAACAAAGCGGCCTCGTCGCCGCCGGTGCCGGCACGGATTTCAAGAATGATGTTCTTGTCGTCGAGCGGATCCTTGGGGAGCATAAGCAGCTTGAGCTGTTCTTCCAGTTCGGGCAGCTTCGGCTCGATCTCGGCGATCTCAAGCTTGGCCATCTCGCGGATGTCGGCATCCTCATCACGGGCAAGCTCACGGTTATCCTCAAGATCCTGCGAAAGCTGCTTGTATTCGCGATAGACCCTGACTATCTCGCCCAGATCCGCATGGCTCTTGGTTGCGTTGCGGTAACGCTCCTGATCGTTGAAAATCTCGGGCTGGGAAAGTTCCTTTTCAAGATCGATGAAAGTCTCTTCAATTTCGTCGAGTTTTCTGAACATCGATTATTCCTCCATATTGACCGCGCACTTGAGGGCCGCAATGGCAACCTCAATCTGCTGGTCGTCCGGTTCGCGTGTGGTGAGCACCTGAAGGGCCAGCCCGGGCCAGCAAAGCATCTTGCAGGCGATACTGCTTTCGCGCTTGGAAGCGAATTTGATCAACTCGTAGGCCATGGCACTGATGGGAATCATCAGCAGCAGTTTGACCCCGACGATGTAAAGATGCTTGAAGATAAATGTTTCCGGCGCATAGATCATCATGAGCAGCGGCACCAGCACCGAATAAAGCACGATGCTGACCGAGAGCACAAAGAGCATGAAGGCCGTGCCGCAACGAGGATGCAGCCTGCTGTTGATGCGCGCGCTGTCCGGAAGGAGCGAGGCGCCGGCCTCATAGGACCATATCACCTTGTGCTCGGCGCCGTGGTACTGGAAAACGCGCTTGATATCCGGGATGAACGAGATTGCCCATATGTAGCCCATGAAAATAAGCATCTTGAAAAGGCCGTCCCATGCGTGGAAGCTCAGGGAATCGACGTCACCGCCGTATCCCAGCCATTCCATGCCCACGGAAAAGAAATGCGGCAGCACCACGAACAGGCCGAGTGCGGCGGCGATGGCCACAATCATGCTCATGGCCAGATGCCAGCCGGTCAGCTCGCCCTCTTCTTCGTCCACAGCCTGCGTGGCGGACCAGTTCAGGGCCTTGATGCCGTTGACCAGCGTTTCCAGAAGAACGGGAAAACCGCGTACGAAAGGTTTTTTCAGAAGGGGATGATTGGTCAGCGAGAACCAGGGGCGCTCGTGAACTTCTATTTCACCGTTCGGGAGACGAACGGCTATGGCGAGCCGATTCTTGGAGCGCATCATCACGCCCTCGATAACGGCCTGTCCGCCCACGGTGTTGGCGGCCGCCAACAAGATATTTTTGAGACTCAACGGCATATCCTCGGCTTGAGTTGGAGGGAAAAGGGTCCTCCGCCAGCCGGACTGAACCGTCTTTGGGGACCTTGCCGAAGGGTAAGGATTCCCCGGGGAAAGTCAAAGCCCGGCGAAAACAATATGCCTCTGCCGCAATCGACAGAGGCATATTGAAAAAAACGAGCCGGGACAGCTACTGTTCGGTCTTTCCGGTTCCCTTGAAGTTTGCGTACTTCTTGCGGAAACGGTCGATGCGGCCGGCGGTGTCGATCAGGCGCTGCTTACCGGTGTAGAACGGGTGGCAGTTGGCACAGATTTCGACGTCGATATGCTCGCCCTTGGTGGAAGAAGCCTTGCTTTCGTAGCCGCAGTGGCAACGGATGGTGGCCTCAAACGTCTTGGGATGGATATCTTTTTTCATTGAAAAACTCCTACTCGCTAGTTGCGTGGAACAGGGACTAGTACTTAAAGTACGAACGAATGGCAAGGGAAAACGTATGTTATCCCCGTGTTGCCGCAACACGCCGGCGCTTTTCGGTCAGTACCCGCATCGCGTTGTGAACGATGAGCGTGAAGCCGATAGTAGTCAGCGTATGCCCCACGACCATGTCGTGCCGCTTCACCCAATAATAGAAGGCGATGCCGAGTGCAAGCGAAAGTATGGCCCTGACGTCGGCAATATTCGACCTCGCGTCATGTTTGAGCAGGTAGTAGTCGCTCAGCAGGATCGCCATGAGCGGCGCGAAGACCGATCCGAGCAGATAAAGAAACCATTCATACTGGGTAATGGGAAAGAACATGGCCAGCCCCGTTCCCAATGCGGCGAACACTACAGACGTCCAGCGACGATTCAGCCGGGGCAGAACGTTGAGAGTGGATACCGCGGCAGAAAAGACATCCATGAAGGTTGTCGTCACCGTGGAAAGACCGATGACCATGAGCGCCACCATGCCGAGCTTGGCGGCCAGCATCATCTGGGTGGGGTCGGCCGTTCCGGAAAAAATCGCCCCGCCGAGGCCGATGCTGTACATCCACGTGGAGCCGGTGAAATAACCGAGGAACGGTGCAAGCCAGGCGGCACGGGAGTTCTTTGCCATGCTGGTGTAATCCGCAATGAGCGGGAACCAGGAGAGCGGCATGATGATGGCCAGCTCGAATCCCATGCCGAAGGTACCGGTGGGTTCCACGGGCTGAGCAGGCGCAGGCTGAGTGAAGATGACCCAGCTCATGACCACCGTCAGACCAAGCAGCAATGCCACGGCGACCATGTTCAACCATTTGAAGCCCTGAATGCCGATGAACACCCAGAATCCGATGAATAGCCCGATCAGCGCAGACATGAGCATCTGGTTGTCGATGCCCCAGAGTGAGCGGCAGAGCTCGTTCACCGCATCCCCGCCGAGCAGAATCATCACTGCGGTCCAGCCGAGCAACTGAAGGATATTGATCCCTGAAAGCAGATACGACCCCTGCTTGCCGAAGGAAATCCGCATGGACATGATGGACGGAAGCTTTTCCCGGTAGCCGATGATGCCGCCAAGAACGAGGATGACCGTGCCAACCAGATGTCCGAGCACGTTTGCGGTCATTCCGCCCGCAAATCCCAGATTGGCCAGATAGCCGCCGGTAAAGATTTCGGCCACGGAAACCGCTGCGCCGAACCACAGAAAAAACAGATTAGCAAAGGTCAGTTTGCCAGTGTTCACGTCGAACTCCTTGTTTTGCTCGGAGCCGATACCGTGAGGAGAAGGACAAGGGAGGACCGCGCCGAACGACGCATGAAGACCTTCCGATTTCCCTACGACAGCCTCAACTGCATCAGGTTCCAAGGGTATGATCTCAGTCCCGTGCGGGACACCCCTATCGGACGAACAGACCACTATCAGGCACCGCCACGCTATGCAAGCCCACCCTTTACCGATCACATAAGACCTCCCTGTTTGTACGAGACCTCACGAGCCAATCGCTGTGTATACTGTGACCTCCCCCTCAGGCCGACAAATATCCGCGCCGCTCTCGCACCATCCCAATCCTCCTGAACTCCCTGTATCACTAGGAAATATCTCCCACGCCTCACACCAGACAGCACCCGATTGTGAAGCCTGTCACAATAAAGGCATCCAATCTCGCGCTTTAGCCTGTTAATATCTTCAACTGATTGTTCTCGGCTGGAACATGGACGATTTTTCTTGTACCAATTTTGTCCCGTTGATAGGCACCATTTTCCGCGCGGAACCCGCAAAGATGCAGTTTTCGCACGGTTGGGACGTATTTTCTTGTGCGAAAAGGAACAACACATACAAAGGATCGCGAAATGTCTTATAAAGAAATGCAAGAAATGCTGATGAAGGAAATGCGACTGTACCACTATCCGGTCGCCGTCAAATTCTTCTACGATCAGGCCGAACTTGATCATTTCAAGGACAACGCCGAAGAAATCCATACTCCGGTCAAGCCCATGACCTTCTGTCAATGGCAGCTCGCCGCCCGCATGAAGGGTCAGACCGTACTCGCCGAACAGGACACCCTCGGCTGCAACAACGCCCGATACAGCTTCGGCTGGAAAGATCTCGACGAAGGCGAAATCAAAGGCCACGCCAAATACACCCGCGACCTCGAACAGGCCGAACGCTTCGTCAAGACCAAGCATCAGCT belongs to Desulfovibrio oxyclinae DSM 11498 and includes:
- the prmC gene encoding peptide chain release factor N(5)-glutamine methyltransferase, with translation MTVTTLHDIIGESASILEEKGVDSPLLSAQVLACHALSLDRVGLITNRRRELSADELGTIRELVRRRATGEPTAYILGQREFFGLDFAVCPGILIPRPETEHIVEKVQELFGPCDRFRFADLGTGSGILAVTVAHLFQQAEGMALDLSPVAVACATQNAKRHGVDARLDIRPGDMCEPFAEPGSLDLVLSNPPYVTEAEYDQLDQEVAGFEPRTALVSGQDGLDHLRQLLPHAAAALRDGGHLLVEIGWRQGQAAQKITSEYGRDFGSVEILKDLSGHDRIIFATRTVCKKTTHQL
- the prfA gene encoding peptide chain release factor 1, producing the protein MFRKLDEIEETFIDLEKELSQPEIFNDQERYRNATKSHADLGEIVRVYREYKQLSQDLEDNRELARDEDADIREMAKLEIAEIEPKLPELEEQLKLLMLPKDPLDDKNIILEIRAGTGGDEAALFAADLFRMYSRFAEENGWKVEVMSESESGAGGLKEVIANISGDKVYSKLKYESGTHRVQRVPATESQGRIHTSACTVAILPEAEEVDVNIRNEDLRIDVFRASGPGGQSVNTTDSAVRITHVPTGLVVSCQDEKSQLKNKVKAMKVLRSRLLQAEQEKAHAEEAAARKSQVGSGDRSERIRTYNFPQGRVTDHRINLTLYKLDQVMEGDINELIDSLIAHYQSEALQQQAEQ
- a CDS encoding DUF1385 domain-containing protein; translated protein: MPLSLKNILLAAANTVGGQAVIEGVMMRSKNRLAIAVRLPNGEIEVHERPWFSLTNHPLLKKPFVRGFPVLLETLVNGIKALNWSATQAVDEEEGELTGWHLAMSMIVAIAAALGLFVVLPHFFSVGMEWLGYGGDVDSLSFHAWDGLFKMLIFMGYIWAISFIPDIKRVFQYHGAEHKVIWSYEAGASLLPDSARINSRLHPRCGTAFMLFVLSVSIVLYSVLVPLLMMIYAPETFIFKHLYIVGVKLLLMIPISAMAYELIKFASKRESSIACKMLCWPGLALQVLTTREPDDQQIEVAIAALKCAVNMEE
- the rpmE gene encoding 50S ribosomal protein L31 encodes the protein MKKDIHPKTFEATIRCHCGYESKASSTKGEHIDVEICANCHPFYTGKQRLIDTAGRIDRFRKKYANFKGTGKTEQ
- the cytX gene encoding putative hydroxymethylpyrimidine transporter CytX, producing MNTGKLTFANLFFLWFGAAVSVAEIFTGGYLANLGFAGGMTANVLGHLVGTVILVLGGIIGYREKLPSIMSMRISFGKQGSYLLSGINILQLLGWTAVMILLGGDAVNELCRSLWGIDNQMLMSALIGLFIGFWVFIGIQGFKWLNMVAVALLLGLTVVMSWVIFTQPAPAQPVEPTGTFGMGFELAIIMPLSWFPLIADYTSMAKNSRAAWLAPFLGYFTGSTWMYSIGLGGAIFSGTADPTQMMLAAKLGMVALMVIGLSTVTTTFMDVFSAAVSTLNVLPRLNRRWTSVVFAALGTGLAMFFPITQYEWFLYLLGSVFAPLMAILLSDYYLLKHDARSNIADVRAILSLALGIAFYYWVKRHDMVVGHTLTTIGFTLIVHNAMRVLTEKRRRVAATRG